From Pseudomonas sp. FP2335, the proteins below share one genomic window:
- a CDS encoding transporter substrate-binding domain-containing protein, translating into MHHRPSVFKACVFLFAASASLASQVQAADSKLDDVLKRGHLIVGTGSTNAPWHFQGADGKLQGFDIDIGRIVAKGLFNDPSKVEFVVQSSDARIPNLLTNKVDMSCQFITVTASRAQQVAFTLPYYREGVGLLLPNNSKYKEIEDLQAAGDGVTVAVLQNVYAEELVHQALPKAKVDQYDSVDLMYQAVNSGRADAAATDQSSVKYLMVQNPGRYRSPTYAWSPQTYACAVKRGDQDWLNFVNTALHEAMTGVEFPTYQASFKQWFGVDLPSPAIGFPVEFK; encoded by the coding sequence ATGCATCACCGACCTTCCGTATTCAAAGCGTGTGTTTTTCTCTTCGCCGCCTCGGCGTCCCTCGCAAGCCAAGTGCAGGCGGCGGACAGCAAGCTCGATGATGTGCTCAAGCGTGGGCACTTGATCGTGGGTACAGGCAGTACCAATGCGCCGTGGCACTTCCAGGGAGCGGATGGCAAGTTGCAGGGGTTTGATATCGACATCGGCCGCATCGTGGCCAAGGGGTTGTTCAACGACCCGAGCAAAGTCGAATTTGTGGTGCAGTCGTCCGACGCACGGATTCCCAACCTGCTGACCAACAAGGTCGACATGAGTTGCCAGTTCATCACCGTCACCGCCAGCCGCGCTCAGCAGGTCGCGTTTACCCTGCCGTACTACCGCGAAGGCGTCGGCCTGCTATTGCCGAACAACAGCAAGTACAAAGAGATTGAAGACCTGCAAGCCGCTGGCGACGGCGTTACCGTGGCGGTGCTGCAAAACGTCTACGCCGAAGAACTGGTGCATCAGGCCCTGCCAAAAGCCAAGGTCGACCAATACGACAGCGTCGACCTGATGTACCAGGCTGTGAACTCCGGCCGCGCCGATGCCGCCGCCACCGACCAGTCCTCGGTCAAATACCTGATGGTGCAGAACCCTGGCCGCTATCGCAGCCCGACCTACGCCTGGAGCCCGCAGACCTACGCGTGCGCGGTCAAGCGTGGCGACCAGGACTGGCTGAACTTCGTCAACACCGCCCTGCATGAAGCCATGACCGGTGTCGAGTTCCCCACCTACCAAGCCTCGTTCAAGCAGTGGTTCGGCGTCGATCTGCCATCGCCGGCGATTGGTTTTCCTGTCGAGTTCAAGTGA
- a CDS encoding amino acid ABC transporter permease yields MNYQLNFAAVWRDFDTLLAGLGLGLQLALLSIAIGCVIGLLMAFAMLSKHRALRIFASVYVTVVRNTPILVLILLIYFALPSLGIRLDKIPSFIITLSLYAGAYLTEVFRAGLLNIPKGLREAGLAIGLGEWRIRAYITVPVMLRNVLPALSNNFISLFKDTSLAAAIAVPELTYYARKINVESYRVIETWLVTTALYVAACYLIAMLLRYLEQRLAIRR; encoded by the coding sequence ATGAACTATCAGTTGAACTTTGCCGCCGTGTGGCGCGATTTCGACACTTTGCTGGCGGGGCTCGGCCTGGGCCTGCAGCTGGCACTGCTGTCGATCGCCATCGGTTGCGTGATCGGCCTGCTGATGGCGTTTGCCATGCTGTCCAAGCACCGCGCGTTGCGAATCTTCGCCTCGGTGTACGTGACAGTGGTGCGCAACACGCCGATCCTGGTGTTGATCCTGTTGATCTACTTTGCGCTGCCGTCGTTGGGCATCCGCCTCGACAAAATCCCGTCCTTCATCATCACGCTGTCGCTGTACGCCGGTGCCTACCTGACCGAAGTATTCCGTGCCGGGCTGTTGAATATTCCCAAGGGGTTGCGTGAAGCCGGCCTGGCCATCGGCCTGGGCGAGTGGCGCATCCGTGCCTACATCACCGTGCCGGTGATGCTGCGCAACGTGCTGCCGGCGCTGTCGAACAACTTTATTTCGCTGTTCAAGGACACCTCGCTGGCCGCTGCCATTGCGGTGCCGGAGCTGACCTATTACGCCCGCAAGATCAACGTCGAAAGCTACCGGGTGATTGAAACCTGGCTGGTCACGACGGCGCTCTACGTGGCTGCCTGTTACCTCATTGCCATGCTGCTCCGTTACTTGGAACAGCGTCTGGCGATCCGTCGTTAA
- a CDS encoding amino acid ABC transporter permease: MYESPSWLHELWIARDTLWAGFQASVYVSALAIIFGTLIGIVAGLILTYGKFWMRAPFRLYVDLIRGTPVFVLVLACFYMLPALGWQISAFQAGAVGLTLFCGSHVSEIVRGALQAIPRGQLEAGKAIGLTFQQSLAYVLLPQALRQILPTWVNSSTEIVKASTLLSVIGVAELLLSTQQVIARTFMTLEFYLFAGFLFFVINYAIELFGRYIEKRVALP, encoded by the coding sequence ATGTACGAGTCCCCCAGCTGGTTGCATGAGTTGTGGATCGCCCGGGATACCCTGTGGGCGGGCTTTCAAGCCAGCGTGTATGTGTCGGCGCTGGCGATTATCTTCGGCACCCTGATCGGCATCGTCGCCGGGTTGATCCTGACCTACGGCAAGTTCTGGATGCGGGCGCCGTTTCGCCTGTATGTGGATCTGATCCGTGGCACGCCGGTGTTTGTGCTGGTGCTCGCGTGTTTCTACATGCTGCCGGCGCTCGGTTGGCAAATCAGCGCGTTCCAGGCCGGTGCGGTCGGGTTGACACTGTTTTGCGGTTCTCACGTCTCGGAGATCGTGCGCGGCGCGCTGCAAGCCATCCCCCGTGGGCAACTGGAGGCGGGCAAGGCGATTGGCCTGACATTCCAACAGTCCCTGGCCTACGTGCTGCTGCCACAGGCACTGCGGCAGATCCTGCCGACGTGGGTCAATTCCTCCACGGAAATCGTCAAGGCCTCGACTTTGCTTTCGGTCATCGGCGTGGCCGAGTTGCTGTTGAGTACCCAGCAAGTCATCGCGCGTACCTTCATGACCCTGGAGTTCTATCTGTTCGCCGGGTTTCTGTTCTTTGTCATCAACTACGCCATCGAGTTATTCGGGCGCTACATTGAAAAGCGGGTGGCCTTGCCATGA
- a CDS encoding amino acid ABC transporter ATP-binding protein, translating to MNQPQTEQALLNIRGLRKQYGDVEVLKGVDLSMQRGNVVTLIGSSGSGKTTLLRCVNLLEEFQGGQITLDGESIGYSEIAGKRVRHPERVISQHRAMTGMAFQQFNLFPHLTALQNVTLGLLKVKKMGKDEAVALAEKWLDRVGLLERRNHFPGQLSGGQQQRVAIARAIAMNPSLMLFDEVTSALDPELVGEVLSVIKGLAEEGMTMLLVTHEMRFAYEVSDKIVFMNQGRIEEQGSSKDIFERPQSPRLAEFLKNIRF from the coding sequence ATGAACCAACCTCAAACAGAGCAAGCACTGCTCAACATTCGCGGCCTGCGTAAACAGTACGGCGACGTGGAAGTACTCAAGGGCGTCGACCTGAGCATGCAGCGCGGCAACGTGGTCACGTTGATCGGCTCCAGCGGCTCGGGCAAGACCACGCTGCTGCGCTGTGTCAACCTGCTGGAAGAGTTCCAGGGCGGGCAGATCACGCTTGACGGCGAGTCCATCGGCTACAGCGAAATCGCCGGCAAGCGCGTGCGTCACCCTGAACGCGTGATCTCCCAGCACCGCGCAATGACCGGCATGGCGTTCCAGCAGTTCAACCTGTTCCCCCATTTGACCGCGTTGCAAAACGTCACCCTCGGCCTGCTCAAGGTCAAGAAGATGGGCAAGGACGAGGCCGTGGCATTGGCGGAAAAATGGCTCGACCGCGTAGGCTTGTTGGAGCGGCGCAACCATTTCCCCGGCCAGCTTTCCGGCGGCCAGCAACAGCGCGTGGCGATTGCCCGGGCGATTGCGATGAACCCCAGCCTGATGCTGTTCGATGAAGTCACCTCGGCCCTCGACCCGGAACTGGTGGGCGAAGTGCTCAGCGTGATCAAGGGCCTGGCGGAAGAGGGCATGACCATGTTGCTGGTCACCCACGAAATGCGCTTCGCCTATGAAGTGTCCGACAAGATCGTTTTCATGAACCAGGGCCGCATTGAAGAGCAGGGCTCGTCGAAGGACATCTTCGAGCGCCCGCAATCGCCGCGCCTGGCGGAATTTCTCAAGAACATTCGTTTTTAA